The bacterium genome includes a region encoding these proteins:
- a CDS encoding radical SAM protein has translation MLQSLTNEALNLPSFAGIETEVHIFEDSIRAQQRAFRRLLKKFPRENTLLVVGLVGVQSNQFPRALDLCRGALSHDARVVWGGPHITASINASLKGISTIDPLRPGVPSPHTMPAEIQRLLETQGVVVFHGDADANHAWAHVLEDLVKGREKNYYEAGLALEINDPGCIYDTRYLQAFASPVAAVDTERGCPFKCRFCAAIQAHGRKVRSRDPQALVEWVRKQCIAYGKGITVLFASDNLARNPHWRELLSGLKGLQDQGCRFDIWAEADVLCNSGPNEGFLEAYAAAGGKGLFCGIESMNSKNILLANKKQNSVEQLPAFFNDCHRHGIAPEGGYMIGFEHDTPESIRADVSLLLRAGMSRASFFIKALLPGSQDWVEALMAGQSMSPDLNNYDSTIVSYEHEHMSEQEWMHAYNQAVRQFYSMDNMVSTLIAHKDSSARWRLIKGFLWYRWAYLVERSHPMTAGLYRHRPFKERRPDYSRASILSHVLSEVWRHMRYLGLFLREYYIFQNVILETEFRTRSDGMAGRVSRHMQDLTGRVHGVGDWIQRTFQLPMRRVWLNEFWKRYGSRKWKLLTPIGVWWHLKMVPFALSEAVYTLRFTRLFLRGLRH, from the coding sequence GTGCTGCAAAGCCTGACAAACGAGGCTCTGAATCTCCCGAGCTTCGCCGGCATAGAAACCGAGGTTCATATCTTCGAGGACAGCATTCGGGCACAACAGCGGGCCTTTCGCCGCTTGCTGAAGAAATTCCCTCGAGAAAACACACTGCTCGTCGTTGGTCTCGTCGGTGTCCAGAGCAATCAGTTTCCGCGCGCACTGGACCTTTGTCGTGGCGCCTTGTCACACGACGCCCGTGTTGTATGGGGAGGCCCACACATCACGGCAAGTATTAACGCCTCCCTCAAGGGCATCAGCACCATTGATCCACTACGCCCGGGTGTTCCAAGCCCGCACACGATGCCGGCAGAGATACAACGCCTCCTGGAAACACAAGGCGTCGTTGTGTTCCACGGGGATGCAGATGCTAACCATGCATGGGCCCATGTTCTGGAAGATCTGGTGAAAGGGCGCGAGAAGAACTACTACGAAGCGGGATTGGCCCTGGAAATCAATGATCCCGGATGCATATACGATACACGGTATCTCCAAGCTTTTGCCTCGCCTGTGGCAGCCGTGGACACCGAGCGTGGCTGCCCATTCAAATGCAGATTCTGTGCAGCCATACAGGCCCACGGGCGCAAAGTACGAAGCCGAGATCCGCAAGCACTGGTGGAGTGGGTTCGCAAGCAGTGCATAGCTTATGGTAAAGGCATCACCGTCTTATTCGCTTCCGACAATCTCGCCCGCAATCCTCACTGGCGTGAATTGCTGTCTGGCCTGAAGGGGCTCCAGGATCAAGGCTGCAGATTCGATATCTGGGCTGAGGCCGACGTTCTCTGCAACTCGGGCCCAAATGAGGGATTCCTTGAGGCATATGCGGCTGCCGGCGGAAAGGGACTCTTCTGTGGAATCGAAAGCATGAACAGCAAGAACATCCTCCTAGCGAACAAGAAACAGAATTCTGTCGAGCAATTGCCCGCCTTCTTCAACGATTGCCACCGCCACGGTATCGCCCCCGAGGGTGGATACATGATTGGCTTCGAACACGACACTCCAGAGAGCATCCGAGCTGACGTGAGCCTGCTGTTGAGGGCTGGTATGTCGCGAGCGTCCTTCTTTATAAAGGCACTGCTGCCGGGTAGTCAGGATTGGGTCGAAGCCCTTATGGCGGGACAATCCATGAGTCCGGACCTCAATAACTACGACTCAACGATCGTGAGTTATGAACATGAACATATGAGCGAGCAGGAGTGGATGCATGCCTACAATCAGGCCGTCCGTCAATTCTACAGCATGGACAATATGGTCAGCACACTCATTGCCCATAAAGACTCCTCAGCTCGTTGGCGCCTGATCAAAGGATTCCTTTGGTACCGGTGGGCATATCTCGTTGAGCGATCGCATCCCATGACCGCAGGACTCTACAGACACCGCCCATTCAAGGAGAGACGGCCTGATTACTCCCGAGCCTCTATCCTGTCGCATGTCCTGAGCGAAGTGTGGCGTCACATGCGATATCTCGGCCTCTTCCTGCGAGAGTACTACATCTTCCAGAACGTGATTCTGGAGACGGAATTTCGTACCCGAAGCGACGGAATGGCCGGTCGCGTCAGCAGGCACATGCAGGATCTGACGGGGCGTGTGCATGGTGTTGGTGATTGGATCCAGCGCACATTTCAACTGCCGATGCGGCGCGTGTGGCTAAACGAATTCTGGAAACGCTATGGCAGCCGAAAATGGAAGCTCCTCACTCCGATCGGAGTGTGGTGGCATCTGAAGATGGTGCCCTTCGCCTTGTCCGAAGCCGTCTACACATTGCGATTCACTCGCTTGTTCCTGCGGGGCCTGCGCCACTAA
- a CDS encoding DUF2294 domain-containing protein: MCRSEQTIAQQVAQAAIALQRQRTGHEPRTVTVVLTGNTLVITMHGALSPAECAMAASPAGAVQLQEFHRQLFANSSEAMRLEIKHITGVDVTEAAAEVDLNTGSVVHAFANGTMIQVFLLAEDVSEETWKEQH; encoded by the coding sequence ATGTGCAGAAGCGAACAGACCATTGCCCAACAAGTAGCCCAGGCTGCCATCGCTCTCCAGCGACAGAGAACTGGCCATGAACCGCGGACAGTCACGGTGGTTCTGACTGGCAACACTCTGGTGATCACGATGCATGGTGCCCTCAGTCCTGCAGAATGCGCGATGGCGGCAAGCCCTGCCGGAGCGGTGCAACTTCAAGAGTTCCACCGCCAACTCTTCGCCAACTCCTCGGAGGCAATGCGCCTGGAAATCAAACATATCACAGGCGTCGACGTGACGGAAGCAGCCGCTGAAGTCGATCTGAACACAGGCTCGGTCGTTCATGCCTTCGCCAATGGCACGATGATCCAGGTGTTCCTCCTCGCCGAGGATGTCTCTGAGGAGACATGGAAGGAGCAACACTGA